The Streptomyces tendae genome has a window encoding:
- the pgl gene encoding 6-phosphogluconolactonase: MSTAPQLVVHRDKELMAQAAAARLITRIVDAQASRGEASVVLTGGRNGNGLLAALAAAPARDAIDWPRLDLWWGDERFLPEGDPDRNVTQAREALLDAVPLDPKRVHAMPASDGPHGSDVEAAADAYARELAAAAGPEDHGAVPAFDVLMLGVGPDTHVASLFPELPAVRETERTVVGVHGAPKPPPTRVTLTLPAIRAAREVWLLAAGEDKAEAAAIALSGAGEIQAPAAGAHGRARTLWLLDAPAASQLPRTLYPPATA; the protein is encoded by the coding sequence GTGAGTACGGCACCCCAGCTGGTCGTCCACCGGGACAAGGAGCTGATGGCGCAGGCCGCGGCGGCCCGGCTGATCACCCGGATCGTGGACGCGCAGGCCTCCCGGGGCGAGGCGTCGGTGGTGCTGACCGGCGGGCGCAACGGCAACGGCCTGCTGGCGGCGCTGGCCGCCGCCCCGGCCCGGGACGCGATCGACTGGCCGCGCCTGGACCTGTGGTGGGGCGACGAGCGGTTCCTGCCCGAGGGCGACCCGGACCGCAACGTCACGCAGGCCCGTGAGGCACTGCTGGACGCGGTGCCGCTGGACCCGAAGCGCGTGCACGCCATGCCCGCGTCGGACGGTCCGCACGGCTCGGACGTGGAGGCGGCGGCCGACGCCTACGCGCGGGAGCTGGCCGCGGCGGCGGGCCCGGAGGACCACGGCGCGGTGCCGGCCTTCGACGTGCTGATGCTGGGCGTGGGTCCGGACACGCACGTGGCGTCCCTGTTCCCCGAACTGCCCGCGGTCCGCGAGACGGAGCGCACGGTGGTCGGCGTCCACGGCGCCCCCAAGCCCCCGCCGACGCGGGTCACGCTCACCCTGCCGGCGATCCGCGCGGCCCGTGAGGTGTGGCTCCTGGCGGCGGGCGAGGACAAGGCGGAGGCGGCGGCCATCGCTCTCTCGGGCGCGGGCGAGATCCAGGCCCCGGCAGCAGGCGCCCACGGCCGCGCCCGCACCCTGTGGCTCCTGGACGCACCGGCGGCATCCCAGCTCCCGAGGACGCTGTACCCGCCGGCGACGGCGTGA
- a CDS encoding ABC transporter permease subunit yields MTATLLKEATPPAPARPDGARGRRLRRRGRIVALLFALPALLLLGALVVYPVLFSVGRSFFDASGTEFVGGENYAEMFRDPTTLKAVRNTAIWVVVAPTLLTGLGLILAVLVEKVRWATAFKLLLFMPMAVSFLAAGIIFRLAYDEDPDKGVLDAAVVSVHDAFKGSSSYPTARARDDQGLTREPDGSYVTAADVSPGGTAALGLVGVAPKDLPGGAEPASRAASDTAGPDEVRGVVYLDFTPGGGGRQGAVDPDESGLPGVTVEAVRDGKTVASTTTAADGSFRFTGLDDGSYALRLPSANFAPPYDGISWLGPALVTPAIIGAYLWIWTGFAMVLIGAGLSTLPRDALEAARMDGAGEWQIFRRITVPLLAPVLTVVFVTLVINVMKVFDLVYIIAPGPVQEDATVLATQMWLVSFGGGNNQGLGSALGVLLLLLVVPAMVFNVRRFKRSQR; encoded by the coding sequence ATGACCGCCACACTCCTGAAAGAGGCGACCCCGCCCGCCCCCGCGCGCCCCGACGGCGCGCGCGGGCGGCGCCTGCGCCGGCGAGGGCGGATCGTCGCCCTGCTGTTCGCGCTCCCCGCGCTGCTCCTGCTGGGCGCGCTGGTGGTCTACCCGGTGCTGTTCTCCGTCGGCCGCAGTTTCTTCGACGCCTCCGGCACCGAGTTCGTGGGCGGCGAGAACTACGCCGAGATGTTCCGCGACCCGACCACCCTCAAGGCCGTCCGCAACACCGCCATCTGGGTCGTCGTGGCCCCGACCCTGCTCACCGGACTCGGCCTGATCCTGGCCGTCCTGGTCGAGAAGGTGCGCTGGGCCACCGCCTTCAAACTCCTGCTGTTCATGCCGATGGCGGTCTCCTTCCTCGCCGCCGGCATCATCTTCCGCCTCGCCTACGACGAGGACCCCGACAAGGGCGTCCTCGACGCGGCCGTCGTCTCCGTCCACGACGCCTTCAAGGGCAGCTCCTCCTACCCGACCGCCCGCGCGCGCGACGACCAGGGACTCACCAGGGAACCGGACGGTTCGTACGTCACCGCCGCGGACGTCTCACCCGGGGGCACGGCGGCGCTCGGCCTTGTCGGCGTCGCCCCCAAGGACCTGCCGGGCGGGGCGGAACCCGCGTCGCGCGCCGCGTCGGACACGGCCGGCCCCGACGAGGTGCGCGGAGTGGTCTACCTCGACTTCACGCCCGGCGGAGGAGGGCGGCAGGGAGCGGTCGACCCGGACGAGAGCGGACTGCCCGGGGTGACCGTCGAAGCGGTGCGCGACGGGAAGACGGTCGCGAGCACCACCACCGCGGCCGACGGCTCCTTCCGCTTCACCGGACTCGACGACGGCTCCTACGCGCTGAGGCTGCCCTCGGCCAACTTCGCGCCGCCCTACGACGGCATCTCCTGGCTCGGCCCGGCGCTGGTCACCCCGGCGATCATCGGGGCGTACCTGTGGATCTGGACCGGGTTCGCGATGGTGCTGATCGGGGCCGGCCTCTCCACCCTGCCCCGGGACGCGCTGGAGGCGGCGCGGATGGACGGCGCAGGCGAGTGGCAGATCTTCCGGCGGATCACCGTCCCGCTGCTCGCACCGGTGCTGACCGTCGTCTTCGTGACGCTGGTGATCAACGTGATGAAGGTCTTCGACCTCGTCTACATCATCGCGCCCGGCCCGGTGCAGGAGGACGCGACCGTACTGGCGACGCAGATGTGGCTGGTGTCCTTCGGCGGCGGCAACAACCAGGGCCTGGGCAGCGCGCTCGGCGTCCTGCTGCTGCTCCTGGTGGTCCCGGCCATGGTGTTCAACGTCCGCCGCTTCAAGAGGAGTCAGCGATGA
- the tal gene encoding transaldolase yields MTDALKRLSDEGVAIWLDDLSRKRITSGNLAELIDQQHVVGVTTNPTIFQKAISEGDGYDTQLTDLAARKVTVEEAVRMITTADVRDAADILRPVFDATDGQDGRVSIEVDPRLAHDTRATVAEAKQLAWLVDRPNTLIKIPATEAGIPAIAEVIGLGISVNVTLIFSLERYRKVMDAFLTGLEKAKARGLDLSKIHSVASFFVSRVDTEIDKRIDALGTDEAKALRGKAAIANARLAYQAYEEVFSTDRWAALEREGANKQRPLWASTGVKDKAYKATMYVDELVAPNTVNTMPEATLFATEEKGEIRGNAVAGTYEQARADLDAVEALGIAYDEVVRLLEDEGVDKFEASWNDLLKSTEAELQRLAPSEG; encoded by the coding sequence ATGACAGACGCACTGAAGCGCCTTTCCGACGAAGGCGTCGCGATCTGGCTGGACGACCTGTCGCGCAAGCGGATCACCTCCGGCAACCTCGCCGAGCTGATCGACCAGCAGCACGTCGTGGGCGTCACCACCAACCCGACGATCTTCCAGAAGGCGATCTCGGAGGGCGACGGGTACGACACGCAGCTCACCGACCTCGCGGCCCGGAAGGTCACCGTCGAGGAAGCCGTCCGGATGATCACCACGGCGGACGTCCGCGACGCCGCCGACATCCTGCGCCCGGTCTTCGACGCCACCGACGGCCAGGACGGCCGGGTCTCGATCGAGGTCGACCCGCGGCTGGCCCACGACACCCGCGCGACGGTCGCCGAGGCCAAGCAGCTCGCCTGGCTGGTGGACCGGCCGAACACGCTGATCAAGATCCCGGCGACCGAGGCGGGCATCCCGGCCATCGCCGAGGTCATCGGCCTGGGCATCAGCGTCAACGTCACGCTGATCTTCTCCCTGGAGCGCTACCGCAAGGTCATGGACGCGTTCCTGACCGGCCTGGAGAAGGCCAAGGCCCGCGGCCTGGACCTGTCGAAGATCCACTCCGTGGCGTCCTTCTTCGTGTCCCGCGTGGACACCGAGATCGACAAGCGGATCGACGCGCTCGGCACCGACGAGGCCAAGGCGCTGCGCGGCAAGGCCGCCATCGCCAACGCGCGCCTGGCCTACCAGGCGTACGAGGAGGTCTTCTCCACCGACCGCTGGGCGGCGCTGGAGCGCGAGGGCGCCAACAAGCAGCGTCCGCTGTGGGCCTCGACCGGTGTGAAGGACAAGGCGTACAAGGCCACCATGTACGTCGACGAACTGGTGGCGCCGAACACGGTGAACACCATGCCGGAGGCGACGCTGTTCGCCACCGAGGAGAAGGGCGAGATCCGGGGCAACGCCGTCGCGGGCACGTACGAGCAGGCGCGCGCCGACCTCGACGCGGTCGAGGCGCTCGGCATCGCGTACGACGAGGTGGTGCGGCTTCTCGAGGACGAGGGCGTCGACAAGTTCGAGGCGTCCTGGAACGACCTGCTGAAGTCGACCGAGGCGGAGCTCCAGCGCCTCGCCCCCTCGGAGGGCTGA
- a CDS encoding amidohydrolase family protein: MIDPPSLVDQYCHGVLRTELGLGTFEAQLARTEGPPAPGTTLFDTQTGFAVRRWCPPLLGLEPHCPPSRYLARRRELGSVEAGRRLLRGSGITAYLVDTGLSDDLTDPAELGRAGEAEAHEIVRLEQLAEQVADTSGTVESFLANLAESVHAAAAHAVAFTSVAGLRHGLALSPEPPQAGEVRGAAGRWLAARGAGGRLSDPVLLRHLLWIAVASGLPLQLHAGLGAPGARVDRTDPVLLTDFVRATAGLGTDLVLLHGYPYHRHAAHLAGVFPHVYADCGAALVRTGARAATVLAEVLELAPFGKILFSSGARGLPELHVVGAHLFREALGRILGTWVAEGAWSLDDARRVAAMIASGNASRVYGLD, translated from the coding sequence ATGATCGACCCGCCGTCCCTCGTGGACCAGTACTGCCACGGCGTACTGCGCACGGAGCTGGGCCTCGGCACGTTCGAGGCCCAGCTGGCCCGCACCGAGGGCCCGCCCGCGCCCGGCACCACCCTCTTCGACACGCAGACCGGGTTCGCCGTGCGCCGCTGGTGCCCGCCGCTGCTGGGCCTGGAGCCGCACTGCCCGCCCTCCCGCTACCTCGCCCGGCGCCGTGAGCTGGGCAGCGTCGAGGCGGGCCGCCGGCTGCTGCGGGGCAGCGGCATCACCGCCTACCTCGTCGACACCGGCCTGTCCGACGACCTCACCGACCCCGCCGAGCTGGGCCGGGCCGGGGAGGCCGAGGCGCACGAGATCGTCCGCCTGGAGCAGCTCGCCGAACAGGTCGCCGACACCTCCGGCACCGTCGAGTCCTTCCTGGCCAATCTCGCCGAGTCCGTCCACGCCGCCGCCGCGCACGCGGTCGCCTTCACCTCCGTCGCCGGACTGCGGCACGGGCTGGCGCTCAGCCCCGAGCCTCCGCAGGCGGGCGAGGTGCGCGGCGCCGCCGGACGCTGGCTGGCCGCGCGCGGCGCGGGGGGCCGGCTGAGCGACCCGGTGCTGCTGCGCCATCTGCTGTGGATCGCGGTGGCCTCCGGTCTGCCCCTCCAGCTGCACGCCGGACTCGGCGCCCCGGGCGCGCGCGTCGACCGCACCGACCCCGTCCTGCTGACCGACTTCGTCCGGGCCACCGCGGGGCTCGGCACCGACCTCGTGCTGCTGCACGGCTACCCGTACCACCGGCACGCCGCCCACCTCGCCGGGGTCTTCCCGCACGTCTACGCCGACTGCGGCGCCGCCCTCGTGCGCACCGGCGCCCGCGCCGCGACCGTCCTCGCGGAGGTGCTGGAGCTCGCCCCCTTCGGCAAGATCCTCTTCTCCAGCGGTGCCCGCGGTCTGCCCGAGCTGCACGTGGTCGGCGCCCACCTGTTCCGCGAGGCCCTCGGGCGGATCCTCGGCACCTGGGTGGCCGAGGGCGCCTGGTCCCTGGACGACGCCCGGCGCGTCGCCGCGATGATCGCCTCGGGCAACGCGAGCCGGGTGTACGGCCTCGACTGA
- the tkt gene encoding transketolase — MSTKPTTTDLEWTELDQRAVDTARVLAADAVQKVGNGHPGTAMSLAPAAYTLFQKVMRHDPADADWVGRDRFVLSAGHSSLTLYTQLYLAGFGLELDDLKSFRTWGSRTPGHPEYGHTTGVETTTGPLGQGVANAVGMAMAARYERGLFDPEAPAGESPFDHFVYCIAGDGCLQEGISAEASSLAGHQKLGNLVLLWDDNHISIEGDTETAVSEDTVKRYEAYGWHVQRVAPKPDGDLDPNAIYDAIQEAKKVTDRPSFIAMRSIIAWPAPNAQNTEAAHGSALGDDEVAATKRVLGFDPEKSFEVSDEVIGHTRKALERGQAARAVWEKSFQQWRDNNPERAAEYDRIAAGELPKGWQDALPVFEPGKGVATRAASGKVLQALGAVIPELWGGSADLAGSNNTTIDKTSSFLPAGNPLPEADPYGRTIHFGIREHAMAAEMNGIALHGNTRIYAGTFLVFSDYMRNAVRLSALMHLPVTYVWTHDSIGLGEDGPTHQPVEHLAALRAIPGLNVVRPADANETAIAWREILRRWTKEFGKGAPHGLALTRQGVPTYEPNEDAARGGYVLFEAEGGEPEVVLIATGSEVHVAVEARERLQADGVPTRVVSMPSVEWFEEQDQGYRDRVLPPSVKARVAVEAGIGLTWHRFVGDAGRIVSLEHFGASADGKVLFQEYGFTAENVAAVARESIAAARR, encoded by the coding sequence GTGAGCACAAAGCCGACCACCACAGACCTCGAGTGGACCGAGCTGGACCAGCGGGCCGTCGACACCGCCCGCGTCCTGGCCGCCGATGCCGTACAGAAGGTCGGCAACGGCCATCCGGGTACGGCGATGAGCCTGGCACCAGCCGCGTACACCCTCTTCCAGAAGGTGATGCGGCACGACCCGGCGGACGCCGACTGGGTCGGCCGCGACCGCTTCGTGCTGTCCGCGGGCCACTCGTCCCTGACCCTCTACACCCAGCTGTACCTGGCCGGCTTCGGCCTGGAGCTGGACGACCTGAAGTCCTTCCGCACCTGGGGCTCCAGGACCCCGGGCCACCCGGAGTACGGCCACACCACGGGCGTGGAGACCACGACCGGTCCGCTCGGCCAGGGTGTCGCCAACGCGGTGGGCATGGCGATGGCCGCCCGCTACGAGCGCGGTCTGTTCGACCCGGAGGCACCCGCGGGCGAGTCCCCCTTCGACCACTTCGTCTACTGCATCGCCGGTGACGGCTGCCTCCAGGAGGGCATCTCCGCGGAGGCGTCCTCGCTGGCCGGCCACCAGAAGCTGGGCAACCTGGTCCTGCTGTGGGACGACAACCACATCTCGATCGAGGGCGACACCGAGACGGCCGTCTCGGAGGACACGGTCAAGCGGTACGAGGCCTACGGCTGGCACGTGCAGCGCGTGGCGCCCAAGCCGGACGGCGACCTGGACCCGAACGCGATCTACGACGCGATCCAGGAGGCGAAGAAGGTCACCGACCGCCCGTCCTTCATCGCGATGCGCTCGATCATCGCCTGGCCCGCCCCGAACGCGCAGAACACCGAGGCCGCGCACGGCTCGGCGCTCGGCGATGACGAGGTCGCGGCCACCAAGCGGGTCCTCGGCTTCGACCCGGAGAAGTCCTTCGAGGTCTCCGACGAGGTCATCGGGCACACCCGCAAGGCGCTGGAGCGCGGCCAGGCCGCCCGCGCGGTGTGGGAGAAGTCCTTCCAGCAGTGGCGGGACAACAACCCCGAGCGGGCCGCCGAGTACGACCGCATCGCCGCCGGTGAGCTCCCCAAGGGCTGGCAGGACGCGCTGCCGGTGTTCGAGCCGGGCAAGGGTGTCGCCACCCGCGCCGCCTCCGGCAAGGTGCTGCAGGCGCTCGGCGCGGTGATCCCGGAGCTGTGGGGCGGCTCGGCCGACCTCGCGGGCTCCAACAACACCACGATCGACAAGACGTCGTCGTTCCTCCCGGCGGGCAACCCGCTGCCGGAGGCCGACCCGTACGGCCGCACGATCCACTTCGGCATCCGCGAGCACGCCATGGCCGCGGAGATGAACGGCATCGCGCTGCACGGCAACACACGCATCTACGCCGGCACCTTCCTGGTGTTCTCGGACTACATGCGCAACGCGGTGCGGCTGTCCGCGCTGATGCACCTGCCGGTGACCTACGTGTGGACGCACGACTCCATCGGTCTCGGCGAGGACGGCCCGACCCACCAGCCGGTCGAGCACCTGGCCGCGCTGCGCGCCATCCCGGGCCTGAACGTGGTCCGCCCGGCCGACGCTAACGAAACCGCGATCGCCTGGCGCGAGATCCTCAGGCGCTGGACCAAGGAGTTCGGCAAGGGCGCCCCGCACGGTCTGGCGCTGACCCGCCAGGGCGTGCCGACGTACGAGCCCAACGAGGACGCGGCCCGCGGCGGCTACGTGCTGTTCGAGGCCGAGGGCGGCGAGCCCGAGGTCGTCCTGATCGCCACCGGTTCCGAGGTGCACGTCGCGGTCGAGGCGCGGGAGCGGCTCCAGGCGGACGGCGTGCCGACGCGCGTCGTGTCCATGCCGTCCGTGGAGTGGTTCGAGGAGCAGGACCAGGGGTACCGGGACAGGGTCCTGCCGCCGTCCGTGAAGGCGCGCGTGGCCGTCGAGGCGGGGATCGGCCTCACCTGGCACAGGTTCGTGGGCGACGCCGGCCGCATCGTCTCGCTGGAGCACTTCGGTGCCTCCGCCGACGGCAAGGTGCTGTTCCAGGAGTACGGCTTCACCGCCGAGAACGTGGCCGCCGTCGCGCGGGAATCGATCGCCGCCGCCCGGCGCTGA
- a CDS encoding heme o synthase, producing MCVTAVESRPAGVLGTSQSPAHRPFGARVMAFVALTKPRIIELLLITTVPVMFLAQQGVPDLTLVLLTCVGGYLSAGGANALNMYIDRDIDALMDRTSQRPLVTGMVSPREALVFGITLAVASTLMFGLTVNWLSAWLSLGALLFYVVVYTMILKRRTAQNIVWGGIAGCMPVLIGWSAVTNSMSWAPVVLFLVIFFWTPPHYWPLSMKVKEDYARVGVPMLPVVAGNKAVARQIVLYSWVMVGVSLLLTPMGYTGWFYTAVALAAGGWWLWEAHALLNRAKAEVTGAKLKEMRLFHWSITYVSLVFVAIAVDPFLR from the coding sequence GTGTGCGTGACGGCCGTTGAATCCCGCCCGGCGGGGGTCCTGGGGACGAGTCAGAGCCCTGCGCATCGGCCGTTCGGGGCCCGTGTGATGGCTTTCGTGGCTCTCACCAAGCCGCGGATCATCGAACTGCTGCTCATCACCACCGTCCCGGTGATGTTCCTGGCGCAGCAGGGCGTGCCCGACCTGACGCTCGTGCTGCTGACCTGTGTCGGCGGCTACCTGTCGGCGGGCGGCGCCAACGCGCTGAACATGTACATCGATCGCGACATCGACGCGCTGATGGACCGCACCTCGCAGCGGCCGCTGGTGACCGGCATGGTCAGCCCCCGTGAGGCGCTGGTCTTCGGCATCACCCTGGCCGTCGCCTCGACACTGATGTTCGGCCTCACCGTCAACTGGCTGTCCGCCTGGCTCTCCCTCGGCGCGCTCCTCTTCTACGTGGTCGTCTACACGATGATCCTCAAGCGGCGCACCGCGCAGAACATCGTGTGGGGCGGCATCGCCGGCTGCATGCCGGTGCTGATCGGCTGGTCCGCGGTCACCAACTCGATGTCCTGGGCCCCGGTCGTCCTCTTCCTCGTCATCTTCTTCTGGACGCCGCCGCACTACTGGCCGCTGTCGATGAAGGTGAAGGAGGACTACGCCCGCGTGGGCGTGCCGATGCTGCCGGTCGTCGCCGGCAACAAGGCGGTCGCCCGGCAGATCGTCCTCTACAGCTGGGTGATGGTCGGCGTGTCGCTGCTGCTCACCCCGATGGGCTACACCGGCTGGTTCTACACCGCGGTCGCCCTGGCGGCCGGCGGCTGGTGGCTGTGGGAGGCGCACGCGCTGCTGAACCGCGCCAAGGCCGAGGTGACCGGCGCCAAGCTCAAGGAGATGCGGCTGTTCCACTGGTCCATCACCTACGTCTCGCTGGTCTTCGTCGCCATCGCTGTGGATCCGTTCCTGCGCTGA
- the opcA gene encoding glucose-6-phosphate dehydrogenase assembly protein OpcA, producing the protein MKTDLTDTTASKINKALVKARRAIGTPAVGMVLTLVIVTDEENAYDALKAAGDASREHPSRTLVVIKRVSRSPRDRTQSRLDAEVRVGADAGTGETVVLRLHGEVVDHAQSVVLPLLLPDAPVVVWWPVNAPLDPANDPLGALAQRRVTDTYACEQPVKELAARADAYTPGDTDLSWTRITPWRSMLAAALDQVACEVQGVEVEGEEFNPSCELLAMWLADRLDVPVRRTRSAGPGLTAVRMDTDCGPIVLDRADGSLATLAIQGQPRRAVALKRRDTAELIAEELRRLDPDDTYASALRYGVERLKQGNGGDAPAKGERQAVPAPVESVAKGPAAEATAEAPVKRAAVK; encoded by the coding sequence ATGAAGACAGACCTCACGGACACCACGGCCAGCAAGATCAACAAGGCGCTGGTGAAGGCCCGGCGGGCCATCGGCACGCCGGCCGTCGGCATGGTGCTGACGCTGGTCATCGTGACGGACGAGGAGAACGCCTACGACGCGCTGAAGGCGGCCGGCGACGCCTCGCGCGAGCACCCCTCGCGCACGCTGGTCGTCATCAAGCGGGTCTCCCGCTCGCCCCGGGACCGGACGCAGTCGCGGCTGGACGCCGAGGTGCGGGTCGGCGCGGACGCCGGCACCGGCGAGACGGTGGTGCTCCGCCTGCACGGCGAGGTCGTCGACCACGCCCAGTCGGTGGTGCTGCCGCTGCTGCTGCCGGACGCCCCGGTGGTGGTGTGGTGGCCGGTGAACGCGCCGCTGGACCCGGCGAACGACCCGTTGGGCGCGCTGGCCCAGCGCCGGGTGACCGACACCTACGCCTGCGAGCAGCCGGTGAAGGAGCTCGCCGCCCGCGCCGACGCCTACACCCCGGGCGACACGGACCTGTCGTGGACCCGCATCACGCCGTGGCGTTCCATGCTGGCCGCCGCGCTGGACCAGGTCGCCTGCGAGGTGCAGGGCGTCGAGGTGGAGGGCGAGGAGTTCAACCCGAGCTGCGAGCTGCTGGCGATGTGGCTCGCGGACCGGCTGGACGTCCCCGTCCGGCGCACCCGTTCGGCAGGCCCGGGTCTCACGGCGGTCCGCATGGACACCGACTGCGGCCCGATCGTGCTGGACCGCGCCGACGGTTCGCTGGCCACGCTGGCCATCCAGGGCCAGCCCCGGCGGGCGGTGGCGCTCAAGCGCCGGGACACCGCGGAGCTGATCGCGGAGGAGCTGCGCCGGCTGGACCCGGACGACACCTACGCGTCCGCCCTGCGCTACGGCGTGGAGCGGCTGAAGCAGGGCAACGGCGGTGACGCGCCGGCCAAAGGAGAACGGCAGGCCGTCCCGGCTCCCGTCGAGTCGGTTGCGAAAGGTCCCGCGGCCGAGGCGACCGCGGAGGCACCGGTGAAGAGGGCGGCGGTCAAGTGA
- a CDS encoding carbohydrate ABC transporter permease, translating into MNAIRRGLSSAVVQAFLVVIGLVWITPLAGLFLSSLRSAEDTAKGGWWTVLTSPGQLSFDNYSALLENSGMTQAFWNTVLISVPTTVLVVVVAALAGYAFAWLEFPGRDAVFLGVVALLVVPVQIGLLPVAKLFGQLGLFGTIPGVVLFHVAYGLPFAVFLLRNYFAEMPKEMLEAARMDGGSEWRIFTRLVLPVGRPAIASLAIFQFLWVWNDMLVALLFADSSSQPLTVELQSQIRQFGSNVDVLAPGAFLSLVVPVVVFFAFQRHFVQGVMAGSVK; encoded by the coding sequence ATGAACGCGATCCGTCGCGGCCTGAGCAGCGCGGTGGTGCAGGCCTTCCTTGTGGTGATCGGGCTGGTGTGGATCACCCCGCTGGCCGGGCTGTTCCTGTCCTCGCTGCGATCGGCGGAGGACACCGCGAAGGGAGGCTGGTGGACCGTCCTCACCAGCCCCGGGCAGCTGTCCTTCGACAACTACTCGGCGCTGCTGGAGAACTCCGGCATGACCCAGGCGTTCTGGAACACCGTGCTGATCTCGGTGCCGACCACCGTGCTCGTCGTGGTCGTCGCCGCGCTCGCCGGGTACGCCTTCGCCTGGCTGGAGTTCCCGGGCCGGGACGCGGTGTTCCTGGGCGTGGTGGCGCTGCTGGTGGTCCCCGTGCAGATCGGACTGCTGCCGGTCGCCAAACTCTTCGGCCAGCTGGGCCTGTTCGGGACCATCCCGGGTGTGGTGCTGTTCCACGTGGCGTACGGGCTGCCGTTCGCGGTGTTCCTGCTGCGGAACTACTTCGCCGAGATGCCGAAGGAGATGCTGGAGGCCGCCCGGATGGACGGCGGCAGCGAGTGGCGGATCTTCACCCGGCTGGTGCTGCCGGTGGGGCGGCCGGCCATCGCCAGCCTCGCCATCTTCCAGTTCCTGTGGGTGTGGAACGACATGCTGGTCGCGCTGCTGTTCGCGGACAGCTCGTCGCAGCCCTTGACGGTGGAACTGCAGTCGCAGATCCGGCAGTTCGGCAGCAATGTGGATGTGCTGGCGCCGGGGGCGTTCCTGTCGCTGGTGGTGCCGGTGGTCGTGTTCTTCGCGTTCCAGCGGCACTTCGTGCAGGGGGTCATGGCGGGGTCCGTGAAGTAG
- a CDS encoding nucleotidyltransferase domain-containing protein produces the protein MQQTDALLDRFLTGLAPLSPVAVWAHGSLAGGDYVEGRSDLDLIAVLPPPIGPRTVWRLAVLHARLRAEPLAAGLHCTYLTPDTTEGAERRHLTWAHERLFRRTVTPVTRTELHTFGRVLYGAPPVDVLPPVPDGELAAYVLRDQRDYWRPHVDRSDLWTRDIWVDLGMVTFARVTVTVREGRLISKREALEVLPALGAPEEVVADIRARRYGGTVATDEKWIQRRAELVRGYLGPAIDGLVAGS, from the coding sequence ATGCAGCAGACCGACGCCCTGCTCGACCGCTTCCTCACCGGGCTCGCGCCCCTGTCCCCGGTCGCCGTGTGGGCACACGGCTCACTGGCCGGGGGCGACTACGTGGAGGGCCGCAGCGACCTGGACCTGATCGCGGTCCTGCCCCCGCCGATCGGCCCGCGCACAGTGTGGCGGCTCGCCGTCCTGCACGCCCGGCTGCGCGCCGAACCGCTCGCGGCCGGCCTCCACTGCACGTACCTGACCCCCGACACCACGGAGGGCGCGGAGCGCCGCCACCTCACCTGGGCGCACGAACGGCTGTTCCGGCGCACCGTCACCCCGGTCACCCGGACGGAGCTGCACACCTTCGGCCGGGTGCTGTACGGGGCGCCGCCCGTGGACGTACTGCCTCCGGTGCCGGACGGCGAACTCGCCGCGTACGTGCTGCGCGACCAGCGTGACTACTGGCGGCCGCACGTGGACCGGAGCGACCTGTGGACCCGGGACATCTGGGTCGACCTGGGCATGGTGACCTTCGCACGCGTCACCGTCACCGTCCGGGAGGGCCGCCTGATCTCCAAGCGGGAGGCACTGGAGGTGCTGCCGGCGCTGGGCGCGCCCGAGGAGGTCGTCGCGGACATCAGGGCGCGCCGCTACGGCGGCACGGTGGCCACCGACGAGAAGTGGATCCAGCGGCGCGCCGAACTGGTCCGGGGCTACCTGGGGCCGGCGATCGACGGGCTGGTGGCCGGTTCCTGA